The following coding sequences are from one Arcobacter nitrofigilis DSM 7299 window:
- a CDS encoding HlyD family type I secretion periplasmic adaptor subunit translates to MNKVKKEPQIINKKDKKINITQWFKKLYGLEDPETKDLEFIYTSYSNANESPTKLANVLFLFIISFFTIAIIWAAFAEIDELARGQGKVIPTDKIQKIQSLDGGIISEILVKEGQVVKKGTPLMKIDTTRFQATLEESKQEYLSLLAVKVRLEVESNIDINKELPTLVFPKEVMNDPSRYDILEKSLLVNRFNELKSSVKVLENQVGQKEQELKEIENTIKNLSKSYNIIKEQRVTIQRLVNRGVKSKYDLLDVEKEYNKTTGDLEAALLSVKRSKLAINEAKSRITEKINTFKAEASKKLQETASSINKFEAKMVGDKDKVAKTTITSPVDGIVKELYYNTIGGVVQPGVDLMEIVPESDVLVVEAKISPKDIAFINPSQKAIVKITAYDFSIYGGLKGKIIEISADSIVDKESKEGKSYYRVLVKTNKNYLERNGVKLPIIPGMVATVDIITGKKTILDFILKPILKTKDNALHER, encoded by the coding sequence ATGAATAAAGTTAAGAAAGAGCCACAAATTATAAATAAAAAAGATAAAAAAATAAATATAACTCAATGGTTTAAAAAACTTTATGGACTAGAAGATCCTGAAACAAAAGATTTAGAATTTATATATACAAGTTATTCAAATGCAAACGAAAGTCCAACAAAGCTTGCAAATGTACTTTTTTTGTTTATTATTTCATTCTTTACTATTGCTATTATTTGGGCAGCCTTTGCAGAGATTGATGAATTAGCCAGAGGTCAAGGGAAAGTAATCCCTACAGATAAAATACAAAAAATACAATCACTTGATGGTGGTATTATTTCAGAAATTTTAGTAAAAGAGGGACAAGTTGTAAAAAAAGGTACTCCTTTGATGAAAATTGATACCACAAGATTTCAAGCAACGCTAGAAGAGAGTAAACAAGAGTATCTAAGCCTACTTGCTGTGAAAGTAAGATTAGAGGTTGAATCAAATATTGATATAAATAAAGAATTACCTACTTTAGTGTTTCCAAAAGAGGTTATGAATGACCCATCTAGATATGATATTTTGGAAAAAAGTTTATTAGTAAATAGATTTAATGAATTAAAATCATCTGTGAAAGTATTGGAAAATCAAGTAGGTCAAAAAGAACAAGAGCTAAAAGAGATAGAAAATACAATCAAAAACTTGAGTAAAAGTTACAATATTATAAAAGAACAAAGAGTTACAATTCAAAGACTTGTAAATAGAGGTGTTAAATCAAAATATGATTTATTGGATGTAGAAAAAGAGTATAACAAAACAACAGGTGATTTGGAAGCTGCTTTATTATCAGTAAAAAGGTCAAAACTTGCAATTAATGAAGCAAAAAGTAGAATAACTGAAAAAATTAATACCTTTAAAGCAGAGGCTTCTAAGAAACTGCAAGAAACTGCAAGTTCAATTAATAAATTTGAAGCAAAAATGGTAGGAGATAAGGACAAAGTTGCAAAGACAACTATTACTTCACCAGTTGATGGAATAGTAAAAGAGCTTTATTATAATACAATTGGAGGAGTTGTTCAACCAGGAGTTGACCTTATGGAAATAGTTCCTGAAAGTGATGTTTTAGTTGTGGAAGCAAAAATTAGTCCAAAAGATATTGCCTTTATTAATCCAAGTCAAAAAGCAATAGTAAAAATTACTGCATATGATTTTTCTATTTATGGGGGACTTAAGGGTAAAATTATTGAAATATCTGCTGATAGTATTGTAGATAAAGAATCAAAAGAGGGTAAAAGTTATTATAGAGTTTTAGTAAAAACAAATAAAAACTATCTTGAGAGAAATGGTGTAAAACTTCCAATTATACCAGGTATGGTTGCTACAGTTGATATTATTACAGGTAAAAAAACGATACTTGATTTTATTTTGAAACCTATATTAAAAACAAAAGACAATGCTTTGCATGAAAGATAA
- a CDS encoding type I secretion system permease/ATPase: MSDKRDEERDLNTLQDRREVDTLLECLLFLAKYYKRETSAGSLKFNLPIHNRSFDLPMFIKASKRIGLTTKTVKRDKVQNLTKLALPAVLLLEKDRSCVLLDYNEKVSAAKIILPGVSSGESEISLEKLNSEFIGEVIIIKPEYNFNNRIDKEILVETPKEWFWGTLARNRGLYNQVILVSLFLNLFILATPLFTMNVYDRVLPNNAIATMWVLFIGISFVMLFDFIMKILRSYFLGIASKRTDTIIANKLFNHVLNIKIDSKPASTGQFVSRLQSFESVREFFTSATVAAFVDFPFAIFFLIVIFYISGPLVLITLATVVISIGTSWYMQRPLKSIIEKSVKEEQIKQTTLIETVTGLEIIKSVKAQNRMRTNWDQSVGKTVHYADKGQFLSQSITFFTAYIAQFSNIAIVAGGVYLAGEGDITMGAIIASMMLNGRTIAPVSQLVSLIMRYDKTMLSLNNLDEIMKMPVEKENKNYISRPNLNGDIEFKNVDFSYKESKYKILNNLNVTIKKGEKVAILGKIGTGKSTLLKLIMNLYEPTNGSILVDEVDVRQIDPIDLRSSIGVVPQEPFLFMGTIKDNITIGEQYVSDEELISVSKIAGLDEFLGRHEAGFDLMVGERGDGLSGGERQSVTLARALISDPNILMLDEPTNSMDSQTEKAFIGKLKNIIDDKTVIIVTHKTSILELVDRVIVLDNGNIIFDGPKEGLYKPTQGGKNE; the protein is encoded by the coding sequence TTGAGTGATAAAAGAGATGAAGAACGAGATTTAAACACCTTACAAGATAGAAGAGAAGTGGATACTTTATTAGAGTGTCTACTTTTTTTGGCAAAATATTATAAAAGAGAGACTTCTGCAGGTTCTTTAAAGTTTAATCTTCCCATACATAATAGATCTTTTGATTTACCTATGTTTATAAAAGCTTCTAAAAGAATTGGACTAACAACAAAAACTGTAAAAAGAGATAAAGTTCAAAATCTTACAAAATTGGCACTACCTGCTGTTTTATTATTGGAAAAAGATAGATCTTGTGTACTTTTAGATTATAATGAAAAAGTTTCAGCTGCAAAAATTATACTTCCAGGTGTAAGCTCTGGTGAGAGTGAAATATCTTTAGAAAAGCTAAATTCAGAGTTTATAGGTGAAGTAATAATTATAAAACCAGAATATAATTTTAATAATAGAATAGATAAAGAAATTCTTGTAGAAACACCAAAAGAGTGGTTTTGGGGAACATTAGCAAGAAATAGAGGACTTTATAATCAAGTAATACTTGTATCACTATTTTTAAATCTTTTTATTTTAGCCACACCTTTATTTACAATGAATGTTTATGATAGGGTCTTGCCAAATAATGCTATTGCTACTATGTGGGTACTTTTTATTGGTATTAGTTTTGTGATGTTATTTGATTTTATAATGAAAATATTGAGATCCTATTTTTTAGGAATAGCTAGTAAAAGAACTGATACAATTATTGCAAATAAACTATTTAATCATGTATTAAACATAAAAATTGATTCAAAGCCAGCTTCAACAGGACAATTTGTAAGTAGATTACAATCTTTTGAGAGTGTGCGAGAATTTTTTACAAGTGCAACTGTTGCTGCTTTTGTAGATTTTCCTTTTGCTATATTTTTTTTAATTGTAATATTTTATATCTCAGGACCACTTGTTTTAATTACCCTTGCAACGGTAGTTATTTCAATTGGTACATCTTGGTATATGCAAAGACCTTTAAAAAGTATAATTGAAAAATCAGTTAAAGAAGAGCAAATCAAACAAACTACATTAATAGAGACAGTTACTGGACTTGAAATTATTAAAAGTGTAAAAGCTCAAAATAGAATGAGAACAAATTGGGATCAAAGCGTTGGTAAAACTGTACATTATGCGGATAAAGGTCAATTCTTATCTCAAAGTATTACTTTCTTTACAGCTTATATAGCACAATTTTCAAATATAGCAATTGTAGCAGGTGGGGTTTATTTAGCAGGAGAAGGTGATATTACAATGGGTGCAATTATTGCCTCAATGATGTTAAATGGCAGAACAATAGCCCCAGTTTCACAACTGGTTTCTCTAATAATGAGATATGATAAAACTATGCTTTCCTTAAATAATCTAGATGAAATTATGAAAATGCCAGTTGAAAAAGAAAATAAAAATTACATTAGTAGACCTAACTTAAATGGTGATATTGAATTTAAAAATGTTGACTTTTCATACAAAGAAAGTAAATATAAGATTCTAAATAATCTTAATGTGACAATTAAAAAAGGTGAAAAAGTAGCAATTTTAGGGAAAATTGGTACTGGAAAATCTACTTTATTAAAACTTATTATGAATCTATACGAACCTACTAATGGTTCAATCTTAGTTGATGAAGTTGATGTTAGACAAATTGATCCCATTGATTTAAGAAGTTCAATTGGAGTAGTTCCACAAGAACCATTTTTATTTATGGGAACTATAAAAGATAATATAACAATTGGTGAGCAATATGTATCTGATGAAGAGTTGATATCTGTATCAAAAATCGCTGGTCTTGATGAGTTCTTGGGTAGACATGAAGCTGGCTTTGATTTAATGGTAGGTGAAAGAGGTGATGGTTTAAGCGGAGGGGAGAGACAAAGTGTAACTTTAGCAAGAGCACTTATTTCAGATCCAAATATTTTGATGTTAGATGAACCAACAAATTCAATGGATAGTCAAACTGAGAAAGCTTTTATAGGCAAATTAAAAAATATTATTGATGATAAGACTGTAATTATAGTTACTCATAAAACTTCAATATTAGAACTTGTTGATAGAGTTATTGTATTAGATAATGGAAATATTATTTTTGATGGACCTAAAGAAGGTCTATATAAACCAACTCAAGGTGGCAAAAATGAATAA
- a CDS encoding TolC family protein, with translation MKNLFIFIMTSSFFLIELNAVSLKDTVSKVLINNPNVQSELENQKGYSKYVDDREGNYLPKVNLETYLETSKDNKDRKSSSTDGQWTKQDGFLGTVILKQYLYDGGITPSQVAQSKYEDLSNRYRSFDAIESTVLEAVKVYTDLVKSDERLRVTKNMVKLNEDNMTMAKENEKISGEILETYQVSSKLNLVKNKYVDEEDKKDTAIASYIRYVGIKPKGKMCRPVIDETKIPKTLEEAIKRAVLDNSKIKEQIEKIKAQREKIVQAKGKFLPELNLELRASLDKNIDLLGDGTTKNVAARLNFNWNLYNGNKDKVATEQERIFLNEQKKNLDDITGEIVSNVKSLYGKNEKYKERIADVEKYVKANTNIVDIYKEQFSAGTRTFIDILNAQDELFESVKTLIDLEYNRIVNYYQLMYNFSSLTDNILESKNQNCEEVKPRVIEFAVDKQNKSTQEDLNSLISNSDSSIIESFNLSKEKDEQKTVDTKKIIKTQDMIDKNKDLVEKKSKIDNALLSAPKNNFIINLATFSALKRARDFVLDNNLSDKAFIYEFGKDKKYTKILYGNYKTYNDAEEDMKTLSKNVLANKPLIDKVNKHQKLYLKYN, from the coding sequence ATGAAAAATTTATTTATTTTTATTATGACTTCTTCATTCTTTTTAATTGAATTAAATGCGGTAAGTTTAAAAGATACAGTATCTAAAGTTTTAATAAATAATCCAAATGTTCAATCTGAGCTGGAAAACCAAAAAGGCTATAGTAAATATGTGGATGACAGAGAGGGTAATTATCTGCCAAAAGTAAATTTAGAAACATATTTGGAGACCTCAAAAGATAATAAAGATAGGAAGAGTTCAAGTACAGATGGACAATGGACAAAACAAGATGGATTTTTGGGAACAGTAATATTAAAACAATATTTGTATGATGGAGGGATAACACCATCGCAAGTAGCACAATCAAAATACGAAGATTTGTCAAATAGATATAGAAGTTTTGATGCAATAGAATCAACAGTATTAGAAGCAGTAAAAGTATATACGGACTTAGTAAAAAGTGATGAGAGATTAAGAGTTACCAAAAATATGGTAAAACTAAATGAAGATAATATGACAATGGCAAAAGAGAATGAGAAGATAAGTGGAGAGATATTAGAGACCTATCAAGTATCATCAAAATTGAATTTAGTAAAAAATAAATATGTAGATGAAGAGGATAAGAAAGATACAGCAATCGCATCATATATAAGATATGTAGGTATAAAACCAAAAGGTAAGATGTGTAGACCAGTAATAGATGAAACAAAAATACCAAAAACCTTAGAAGAGGCTATCAAAAGAGCAGTGCTAGATAATAGTAAAATAAAAGAACAAATAGAGAAAATAAAAGCACAAAGAGAGAAAATAGTGCAAGCAAAAGGTAAGTTTTTACCGGAATTGAATTTAGAATTAAGAGCATCATTAGATAAAAATATAGATTTGTTGGGAGATGGGACAACAAAAAATGTTGCAGCAAGATTGAATTTTAACTGGAACTTGTATAATGGGAATAAAGATAAAGTAGCAACAGAACAAGAGAGAATATTTTTAAATGAACAAAAGAAGAATTTAGATGATATCACAGGTGAAATAGTTTCTAATGTAAAATCATTATATGGTAAAAATGAGAAATATAAAGAAAGAATAGCAGATGTAGAAAAATATGTTAAAGCGAATACAAATATAGTAGATATATATAAAGAGCAATTTTCAGCAGGAACAAGAACTTTCATTGATATCTTAAATGCACAAGATGAGCTATTTGAATCAGTAAAAACATTAATAGACTTAGAATATAATAGAATAGTAAACTATTATCAATTAATGTATAATTTTTCATCATTGACAGATAATATTTTAGAATCGAAGAACCAAAACTGTGAAGAGGTAAAACCAAGAGTAATAGAATTTGCAGTAGATAAACAAAATAAGAGTACACAAGAAGATTTGAATAGTTTGATAAGTAATTCTGATAGTTCTATAATTGAATCTTTTAATTTATCTAAGGAAAAAGATGAACAAAAAACTGTTGATACTAAAAAGATAATAAAAACACAAGACATGATAGATAAAAATAAAGATTTAGTTGAAAAAAAATCTAAAATCGATAATGCCTTGTTATCTGCACCAAAAAATAACTTTATAATAAACTTAGCAACTTTTAGTGCATTAAAAAGAGCTAGAGATTTTGTATTAGACAATAACTTAAGTGATAAAGCATTTATTTATGAATTTGGAAAAGATAAAAAATATACAAAAATTTTATATGGCAATTACAAAACGTACAATGATGCAGAAGAAGATATGAAAACATTATCTAAAAATGTACTTGCAAATAAGCCATTAATTGATAAAGTAAATAAACACCAAAAGTTATATTTAAAATATAACTAA
- a CDS encoding response regulator transcription factor, with translation MITSKLQTINNKLLLDKILKDISVIYIEDEPNIRTNITKTLKLIVSNVFDLPNTSNALEILNNNKIDLIICDINLPKQNGIDFIKIIRKKYPKLPTIILSASTDKKYLLEATRLKLIDYLVKPIDFTILQNALQKVSLEILDEGRYILNFKDNIYYNFLEKKLYKQNIENNISLTSNEILLLDFLIINDQRLVSQEEIKDIVWDNEEYVTDSALKNLISKLRKKIGKNSIINTSGFGYKVDYNS, from the coding sequence ATGATTACAAGTAAATTACAGACCATTAATAATAAGCTTTTACTTGACAAAATCCTAAAAGATATTAGTGTCATATATATAGAGGATGAACCTAATATTAGGACAAATATAACTAAAACGTTAAAACTTATTGTAAGTAATGTTTTTGATCTTCCAAACACATCAAATGCACTTGAAATACTTAATAATAATAAAATTGATTTAATTATTTGTGATATAAATCTACCAAAACAGAATGGAATTGATTTTATTAAAATAATTAGAAAAAAATACCCGAAATTACCAACTATTATATTAAGTGCTTCAACTGATAAAAAATATTTGCTAGAAGCTACAAGATTAAAATTGATTGACTATTTAGTAAAACCTATTGATTTTACTATTTTACAAAATGCTTTACAAAAAGTTTCACTTGAAATATTAGATGAAGGCAGATATATACTCAACTTTAAAGATAATATCTATTATAACTTTTTAGAGAAAAAATTATATAAACAAAATATTGAAAATAATATTTCTTTGACATCAAATGAAATTTTATTATTAGATTTTTTAATCATCAATGACCAAAGACTCGTATCTCAAGAAGAGATAAAAGATATTGTTTGGGATAATGAAGAGTATGTCACTGACTCTGCTTTAAAAAATTTAATTAGCAAATTACGAAAAAAAATAGGTAAAAATAGTATTATTAATACATCTGGATTTGGCTATAAGGTAGACTATAATAGTTGA
- a CDS encoding TolC family protein, whose protein sequence is MQNKFFLYLITILIINSSLNAVSLKDTVSTVILDNPTIQAELEQQKGYSKYVDDREGNYLPTLDLQTYVETSKDNKDRKSSSTDGQWTKQDGFLGTVILKQYLYDGGITPSQVAQSKYEDLSNRYRSFDAIESTVLEAVKVYTDLVKSDERLRVTKNMVKLNEDNMTMAKENEKISGEILETYQVSSKLHLVKDKYIDEEDKKDTAIASYIRYVGIKPKGKMCRPVIDETKIPKTLEEAIKRAVLDNSKIKEQIEKIKAQREKIVQAKGKFLPELNLELRASLDKNIDLLGDGTTKNVAARLNFNWNLYNGNKDKVATEQERIFLNEQKKNLDDITGEIVSNVKSLYGKNEKYKARIAETEGYVKANTNIVDIYKEQFSAGTRTFIDILNAQDELFESVKTLIDLEYSRIVNYYQLMYNFSSLTDNILKSKNQNCEEVKPRIIEFAPDKQNKTTQEDLNSLISDSDSSIIESFKLSKEIKNKLYKNRL, encoded by the coding sequence TTGCAAAATAAATTCTTTTTATATTTGATTACAATACTAATTATAAACTCAAGTTTAAATGCCGTAAGTCTAAAAGACACTGTATCCACTGTAATACTTGATAACCCTACTATTCAAGCAGAATTAGAACAACAAAAAGGCTACAGTAAGTATGTAGATGATCGAGAAGGTAATTATTTGCCAACCTTGGATTTACAGACATATGTAGAGACCTCAAAAGATAATAAAGATAGGAAGAGTTCAAGTACAGATGGGCAATGGACAAAACAAGATGGATTTTTGGGAACAGTAATATTAAAACAATATTTGTATGATGGAGGGATAACACCATCGCAAGTAGCACAATCAAAATACGAAGATTTGTCAAATAGATATAGAAGTTTTGATGCAATAGAATCAACAGTATTAGAAGCAGTAAAAGTATATACGGACTTAGTAAAAAGTGATGAGAGATTAAGAGTTACCAAAAATATGGTAAAACTAAATGAAGATAATATGACAATGGCAAAAGAGAATGAGAAGATAAGTGGAGAGATATTAGAGACCTATCAAGTATCATCAAAATTGCATCTAGTAAAAGATAAATATATAGATGAAGAGGATAAGAAAGATACCGCAATTGCATCATATATAAGATATGTAGGTATAAAACCAAAAGGTAAGATGTGTAGACCAGTAATAGATGAAACAAAAATACCAAAAACCTTAGAAGAGGCTATCAAAAGAGCAGTGCTAGATAATAGTAAAATAAAAGAACAAATAGAGAAAATAAAAGCACAAAGAGAGAAAATAGTGCAAGCAAAAGGTAAGTTTTTACCGGAATTGAATTTAGAATTAAGAGCATCATTAGATAAAAATATAGATTTGTTGGGAGATGGGACAACAAAAAATGTTGCAGCAAGATTGAATTTTAACTGGAACTTGTATAATGGGAATAAAGATAAAGTAGCAACAGAACAAGAGAGAATATTTTTAAATGAACAAAAGAAGAATTTAGATGATATCACAGGTGAAATAGTTTCTAATGTAAAATCATTATATGGCAAAAATGAGAAATATAAAGCAAGAATAGCTGAGACAGAAGGGTATGTAAAAGCGAATACAAATATAGTAGATATATATAAAGAGCAATTTTCAGCAGGAACAAGAACTTTCATTGATATCTTAAATGCACAAGATGAGCTGTTTGAATCAGTAAAAACATTAATAGATTTAGAATATAGTAGAATAGTAAACTATTATCAATTAATGTATAATTTTTCATCATTAACAGATAATATATTAAAATCAAAGAACCAAAACTGTGAAGAGGTAAAACCAAGAATAATAGAGTTTGCACCAGATAAACAAAATAAGACTACACAAGAAGATTTAAATAGTTTGATAAGTGATTCTGATAGTTCTATAATTGAATCTTTTAAGTTATCTAAAGAAATAAAAAACAAACTTTATAAAAATAGACTATAA
- a CDS encoding efflux RND transporter permease subunit, with product MKSFFDKFILNNPKRVLVALLLLISFLGYYATKLQIDASSETLLLENDKDLKLTREVNKRYKNRDILVLAVTPKHDLLSKSSLDLIRDISSDLEKLPRVESVTSILTVPMLESPVREIKDLVDKVNLLEDKDVDKKLAKKEFLTSPLYKNALVSSDFKTTSIVINLIRDDKYFNFLDKRNALIKKQRDGTITSAEAIELERVKNEFKVYRDKLRNEEHQNILDVRAIIKKYDNQATLFLGGTSMIANDVISFVKDDLAVYGTTLVFILIVVLWVIFRQVIWITLPILICILSVIATSGILGLFGWEITVISSNFIALQLIITISIVLHLIVRYRELSGRFIHASQYKLVINTMLSKLNPSFFAIITTIAGFGSLVFSGIVPVINLGWMMSAGIAMSLLISFIVFPAILIMSEIKRPHKKLENHSSLTSYIVEKKSKYIFIGTALIIVFSLTGTSKLKVENSFINYFKKDTQIYKGMEVIDKKLGGTTPLDIILDFKVDKKPKKESSSDDFSFEDEFESTSNDAQYWFTEDKMNLIMKVHNYLESLSAVGNVQSLATLLKIGKTLNKGKPLDGFKLALLYNKLPEKYKNLILSPYIDIKKNEARFSLRIIDSNPNLRRNDFLIKIKKELGKIVPQTEATYKVTGLMVLYNNMLQSLFNSQIKTLGFVIAILFLMFIVLFRSIKVALIAIITNIVPIGIVFGIMGWLGIPLDIMTITIAAISIGIGVDDTIHYIHRFKEEFKVDHNYIEAMKRSHASIGYAMYYTTLVVVLGFSILVLSNLIPTIYFGLLTVIVMIAMLCSALLLLPRLLIIFKPYRK from the coding sequence ATGAAATCATTTTTTGATAAATTTATTTTAAATAATCCTAAAAGAGTTCTTGTGGCTCTTTTATTATTGATATCTTTTTTAGGATACTATGCTACAAAATTACAAATTGATGCTTCTTCAGAAACACTACTTTTAGAAAATGACAAAGACCTAAAACTAACAAGAGAAGTTAATAAAAGATATAAAAATAGAGATATTTTAGTTTTAGCGGTAACTCCTAAACATGATTTATTATCAAAAAGTAGTTTAGATTTGATAAGAGATATTTCAAGTGATTTGGAAAAACTTCCAAGAGTAGAATCAGTAACATCAATTTTAACTGTTCCTATGCTTGAATCACCTGTAAGAGAGATAAAAGATCTTGTAGATAAAGTAAATCTTTTAGAAGATAAAGATGTGGATAAAAAACTTGCAAAAAAAGAGTTTCTTACCAGTCCCTTGTATAAAAATGCCCTTGTAAGTAGTGATTTTAAAACCACCTCAATAGTTATAAATTTGATTAGAGATGATAAATACTTTAACTTTTTAGATAAAAGAAATGCTCTAATAAAAAAACAAAGAGATGGAACCATCACTAGTGCTGAAGCTATTGAACTAGAACGTGTAAAAAATGAATTCAAAGTATATAGAGATAAACTTAGAAATGAAGAACATCAGAATATTTTAGATGTAAGAGCAATAATAAAAAAATATGATAATCAAGCAACACTATTCCTAGGTGGAACAAGTATGATTGCCAATGATGTTATTAGCTTTGTAAAAGATGATTTAGCAGTTTATGGAACTACACTTGTATTTATTTTGATTGTTGTTTTATGGGTAATATTTAGACAAGTCATTTGGATAACTCTACCTATTTTGATTTGTATCTTATCCGTTATTGCAACTTCTGGAATACTTGGGCTATTTGGTTGGGAGATAACTGTTATCTCTTCTAATTTTATTGCCTTGCAGTTAATAATTACTATCTCTATTGTGTTACATTTAATAGTGCGATATAGAGAACTAAGTGGAAGATTTATACATGCTAGTCAGTATAAATTAGTAATAAATACAATGCTTTCAAAACTAAATCCTTCATTTTTTGCAATTATTACCACTATTGCTGGTTTTGGTTCTTTAGTATTTTCAGGAATTGTTCCTGTTATAAATCTTGGTTGGATGATGAGTGCCGGTATTGCAATGTCTTTGCTTATCTCATTTATTGTTTTTCCTGCAATTTTAATAATGAGTGAAATAAAAAGACCCCATAAAAAACTTGAAAATCATTCTTCTTTGACTTCATATATAGTAGAAAAAAAATCAAAATACATCTTTATAGGAACGGCTTTAATTATAGTTTTTAGTTTAACTGGAACTTCAAAATTAAAAGTTGAAAACTCTTTTATTAATTATTTTAAAAAAGATACTCAGATTTATAAAGGTATGGAAGTAATTGATAAAAAACTTGGTGGAACAACACCTTTAGATATTATTTTAGATTTTAAAGTTGATAAGAAACCTAAAAAAGAGTCTTCTTCAGATGATTTTTCTTTTGAAGATGAGTTTGAATCAACTTCAAATGATGCCCAATATTGGTTTACAGAAGATAAGATGAATTTGATTATGAAAGTGCATAATTATTTAGAGAGTTTATCTGCAGTGGGTAATGTTCAATCTTTAGCAACACTATTAAAAATAGGGAAAACTTTAAATAAAGGTAAACCACTTGATGGTTTTAAATTAGCCCTTTTATATAATAAATTGCCAGAAAAATACAAGAATCTAATATTGTCTCCTTATATAGATATTAAAAAAAATGAGGCCAGATTTAGTCTTAGAATAATAGATTCAAATCCAAATCTTAGAAGAAACGATTTTTTAATCAAGATAAAAAAAGAGTTGGGTAAAATAGTTCCACAAACTGAAGCGACTTACAAAGTAACTGGTCTTATGGTTTTATATAATAATATGCTTCAGTCACTTTTTAATTCTCAAATTAAAACTTTAGGATTTGTAATTGCCATTTTATTTTTGATGTTTATTGTTTTATTTAGATCAATAAAAGTTGCACTTATTGCTATAATTACTAATATTGTTCCTATTGGCATTGTCTTTGGGATAATGGGTTGGCTTGGTATTCCTTTAGATATTATGACAATAACAATTGCGGCTATTAGTATAGGAATTGGTGTTGATGATACTATACATTATATCCATAGATTTAAAGAGGAATTTAAAGTAGATCATAATTATATTGAAGCTATGAAAAGATCCCATGCCAGTATTGGTTATGCTATGTATTATACTACTTTAGTAGTAGTACTTGGTTTTTCAATTTTAGTTTTATCAAACCTTATTCCAACTATTTATTTTGGATTACTAACTGTAATTGTTATGATTGCAATGTTATGCTCTGCCTTACTTCTTCTTCCAAGATTACTAATTATTTTCAAACCATATAGAAAATAA